One window of the bacterium genome contains the following:
- the kaiC gene encoding circadian clock protein KaiC, whose translation MTDVALGLPKLLTGIPGFDSITNGGLPLHRTSLLSGTAGSAKTVFGCQFLASGIEQFGQSGVFVTFEEPPVDIRRNMRGFGWDIEAWEAAGKWAFVDVSPQLTDDTVIGGEYDLGALLARMENAVRKVGAERLVMDSLGAVFTQIAQSKIVRNEMLRITTALKKLGVTSILTAERIEEFGAIARYGIEEFVTDNVVVLRNILDDEKRRRTMEILKFRGTDHQKGEYPFTIHPRDGIIVLPLSALELKQQSTDLRITSGNPVLDDMCGGGFFRDSVILVSGATGTGKTLTVTQFINGGAAIGERCLLFAFEESREQLFRNARGWGLDFHELEKSGCLRVICRYPEVAGLEDHLVSMKAEIDEFKPNRVAVDSLSALERVGNSKGFREFVIGLTSFIKHHEMAGLFTATTPTLLGGASVTEAHISTITDSILLLRYVEMYGVMRRGMTVLKMRGSMHDKEIREVSIDSAGMHIGSPFRNVSGILAGVPVHASEREIARLNDLFGQ comes from the coding sequence ATGACTGACGTCGCATTGGGCCTCCCCAAACTGCTCACCGGTATCCCGGGCTTCGACAGCATCACAAACGGCGGCCTGCCCCTGCACCGGACGTCGCTCCTGTCGGGCACCGCCGGCAGCGCCAAGACCGTGTTCGGCTGCCAGTTCCTCGCGTCGGGCATCGAGCAGTTCGGCCAGTCGGGTGTCTTCGTGACGTTCGAGGAGCCGCCGGTGGACATCCGGCGCAACATGCGGGGCTTCGGCTGGGACATCGAAGCCTGGGAAGCCGCAGGCAAGTGGGCCTTCGTCGACGTCTCGCCGCAACTGACGGACGACACGGTCATCGGCGGCGAATATGACCTGGGTGCGCTGCTGGCGCGGATGGAGAATGCCGTCAGGAAGGTCGGCGCGGAGCGCCTCGTCATGGACTCGCTGGGGGCCGTGTTCACCCAGATCGCCCAGTCGAAGATCGTGCGCAACGAGATGCTCCGCATCACGACCGCCCTCAAGAAGCTGGGCGTCACCTCCATCCTGACGGCCGAGCGCATCGAGGAGTTCGGCGCCATCGCCCGCTACGGCATCGAGGAGTTCGTCACCGACAACGTGGTCGTGCTGCGCAACATCCTCGACGACGAGAAGCGCCGTCGCACCATGGAGATCCTCAAGTTCCGTGGCACCGACCACCAGAAGGGCGAGTATCCGTTCACGATCCATCCGCGCGACGGCATCATCGTGCTGCCCCTGTCGGCCCTCGAGTTGAAGCAGCAGTCGACCGACCTGCGGATCACCTCGGGCAACCCGGTGCTCGACGACATGTGCGGCGGCGGCTTCTTCCGCGATTCGGTGATCCTGGTCTCGGGCGCCACCGGCACGGGCAAGACCCTGACCGTGACGCAGTTCATCAACGGCGGCGCCGCCATCGGCGAGCGCTGCCTGCTGTTCGCCTTCGAGGAAAGCCGCGAACAGCTGTTCCGCAACGCCCGCGGGTGGGGCCTCGATTTCCACGAACTGGAGAAATCGGGCTGTCTCCGCGTCATCTGCAGGTATCCCGAAGTGGCCGGCCTCGAGGACCACCTGGTGTCGATGAAGGCCGAGATCGACGAGTTCAAGCCGAACCGCGTGGCCGTCGACAGCCTTTCGGCCCTGGAGCGCGTGGGCAACAGCAAGGGCTTCCGCGAGTTCGTGATCGGATTGACGTCCTTCATCAAGCACCACGAAATGGCGGGCCTGTTCACGGCCACGACGCCGACGCTGCTCGGCGGCGCCTCGGTGACCGAGGCGCACATCTCGACGATCACCGACTCGATCCTGCTCCTGCGCTACGTGGAGATGTACGGCGTGATGCGGCGCGGCATGACCGTGCTCAAGATGCGTGGTTCGATGCATGACAAGGAGATCCGCGAGGTCTCCATCGACAGCGCCGGCATGCACATCGGCTCGCCGTTCCGCAATGTCTCGGGAATCCTGGCTGGCGTGCCGGTCCACGCCTCCGAGCGCGAGATCGCGCGTCTCAACGACCTGTTCGGCCAATGA
- a CDS encoding response regulator: MKTLDGSRRHDDLDILLIDDDADDRVLVRDVLAQICLGDLGRGRCRLQDATSLAGGLDLLRNASFDVILLDLHLPDAIGLEALPQVMAVQSVAPVLILTGLHDEATGLAAVQKGAQDFLAKSHLDASLLSRSIRYAIERHRMRREYSLKTRELSASEDRLQRLIASSADGIIITDTDGIVVFANPAAEDLFNRRRAVLIGSPLGLPVDGSRSELELNRPDGRAVTAEMRVVPVEWLGAPAFLATFRDITAHKETLRQLDDMRLRQLMVRDHFLSHVSHELRTPLTVAQQWVALLKDGLLGAVTAEQATALETVLRNCRHLEKLIEDLLEAQRSDSGKLRVDPLRIRLPALADEAVTSVRASQRSETVQFRVDLPHDLPDLLADPGRLRQVLVNLLNNAVKFTPAGGFITVSAKVDPLLADEVCISVRDSGCGIPPEEQERIFEHLYQREMGPEIGRKGLGLGLYICRQIVSQHGGRIWVDSLPGQGSSFHFTVPVFSCRTLLSRLPMPPIGIDGLCLIGIEATAVNGGVLQGFEVRYLDAVRRVIGECLMPDRDLLLPRLICDQTGELAFVVAAADAAGAAVLVDRIRRQLETAGDAGHDRLDFRFDAAPLVVTARSSSQTSAWLDAAGAALEAEIERMTAASGRRPGC, from the coding sequence ATGAAGACACTCGACGGCAGCCGGCGGCACGACGACCTGGACATCCTTCTCATCGACGATGACGCCGACGACCGGGTCCTCGTGCGCGACGTGCTGGCCCAGATCTGCCTCGGCGATCTCGGCCGGGGGCGCTGCCGCCTGCAGGACGCAACGTCCTTGGCCGGCGGCCTGGACCTGCTGCGCAACGCGTCGTTCGACGTGATCCTGCTCGACCTCCACCTGCCCGACGCCATCGGCCTCGAGGCCCTGCCGCAGGTGATGGCCGTGCAGTCGGTCGCGCCCGTCCTGATCCTGACGGGACTGCACGACGAAGCCACGGGCCTCGCTGCCGTGCAGAAGGGCGCCCAGGACTTCCTGGCCAAGTCGCACCTCGACGCCTCGCTGCTCAGCCGCTCCATCCGCTACGCGATCGAGCGGCACCGCATGCGACGCGAGTACTCGCTGAAGACCCGCGAACTGTCGGCAAGCGAGGATCGCCTGCAGCGCCTGATCGCCAGTTCGGCCGACGGCATCATCATCACCGACACCGACGGCATCGTCGTCTTCGCGAATCCGGCCGCCGAGGACCTGTTCAACCGGCGCCGCGCCGTCCTGATCGGCAGCCCCCTCGGGCTTCCGGTCGACGGCAGCCGCAGCGAACTGGAACTCAACCGTCCGGACGGGCGCGCCGTCACCGCCGAGATGCGCGTGGTGCCCGTCGAGTGGCTGGGTGCCCCGGCCTTCCTGGCCACGTTCCGCGACATCACCGCCCACAAGGAAACGCTGCGGCAGCTGGACGACATGCGGTTGCGCCAGTTGATGGTGCGCGACCACTTCCTCTCCCACGTTTCGCACGAGTTGCGCACGCCGCTGACCGTGGCGCAGCAGTGGGTGGCGCTGCTGAAGGACGGCCTGCTGGGCGCCGTCACCGCGGAGCAGGCCACAGCGCTCGAAACCGTGCTGCGCAACTGCCGTCACCTGGAGAAGCTGATCGAGGACCTGCTGGAGGCGCAGCGCAGCGACAGTGGCAAGCTGCGCGTGGATCCGCTGCGCATCCGCCTGCCGGCCCTGGCCGACGAGGCCGTGACCTCGGTGCGCGCCAGCCAGCGCAGCGAAACCGTGCAGTTCCGCGTCGACCTTCCCCACGACCTGCCGGACCTGCTGGCCGACCCGGGGCGGCTGCGCCAGGTGCTGGTCAACCTGCTCAACAACGCGGTGAAGTTCACGCCGGCCGGCGGGTTCATCACGGTCAGCGCGAAGGTGGATCCCCTCCTGGCGGACGAGGTCTGCATCTCGGTGCGCGACTCGGGCTGCGGCATTCCGCCCGAGGAGCAGGAGCGCATCTTCGAGCATCTCTACCAGCGCGAAATGGGTCCCGAGATCGGACGCAAGGGACTGGGGCTGGGGCTGTACATCTGTCGCCAGATCGTGAGTCAGCACGGCGGGCGCATCTGGGTGGACAGCCTGCCGGGCCAGGGCAGCAGCTTCCACTTCACGGTGCCGGTGTTCTCCTGCCGCACCCTGCTGTCGCGACTGCCGATGCCGCCCATCGGCATCGACGGTCTGTGCCTGATCGGCATCGAGGCGACCGCGGTCAACGGGGGCGTTCTCCAGGGATTCGAGGTCCGCTACCTCGATGCGGTGCGCCGGGTCATCGGCGAGTGCCTCATGCCCGATCGCGACCTGCTGCTGCCGCGCCTGATCTGCGACCAGACGGGTGAGCTCGCTTTCGTCGTCGCCGCGGCTGACGCCGCCGGTGCCGCCGTGCTGGTCGACCGCATCCGGCGCCAGCTCGAGACCGCCGGCGATGCCGGTCACGACCGACTGGATTTCCGCTTCGACGCCGCCCCGCTGGTGGTGACTGCGCGCAGCAGCAGCCAGACATCAGCCTGGCTCGACGCGGCCGGCGCCGCACTCGAGGCCGAAATCGAGCGCATGACCGCAGCGTCGGGCCGACGCCCCGGCTGCTGA
- a CDS encoding response regulator, translating into MSRARILVVDDDPELLEALRLRLRSGGYEVHTAGDGVQATRLARRERPDLVVLDIGMPGGDGHTVAQRLKGDPVTMFLPIIFLTARTNEIDFERARQNGVDKYLTKPFQVDELLLAVDELIERSTQSAAV; encoded by the coding sequence ATGAGTCGTGCGCGGATTCTCGTGGTGGATGACGACCCTGAACTGCTCGAGGCCCTGCGTCTCCGGTTGCGCTCGGGCGGGTATGAGGTTCACACGGCCGGCGACGGCGTCCAGGCCACGCGCCTGGCGCGCCGCGAACGGCCCGACCTGGTCGTGCTGGACATCGGCATGCCCGGCGGCGACGGCCACACGGTGGCCCAGCGCCTGAAGGGCGACCCGGTCACCATGTTCCTGCCGATCATCTTCCTGACCGCACGCACGAATGAGATCGACTTCGAGCGCGCCCGGCAGAATGGCGTCGACAAGTACCTCACCAAGCCGTTCCAGGTCGATGAACTGCTGCTGGCCGTGGACGAGCTGATCGAAAGGTCGACGCAGTCGGCGGCCGTCTAG
- a CDS encoding bifunctional metallophosphatase/5'-nucleotidase gives MHSSRCPRPIIVAIGMLCLLATLDNSAGAATTAVPQPVRNWKELVLVYLTDVKGEIEECGCKGHPRGGLARRATVLDGIWKKGKPVLQVDAGDVFGAPTQADREQTKFLCAELGTLGLDAIGLGEQDLNYGLEFLREMIAKHKLPFTSANVRDAATNELILPPYLVVERNGVRYGIVSVLDPRQRIETLTGGGARFSIADPLVTLRELLPVVRREADSVILLAHLGEKGTEDLLKDLQGVDICVIGHTYRNIDTEQILDDTAIFASAFEGRFLGRANLFVEEGAGRVMAIDVGITDLDDKIADDPETAARVEAFKKSRN, from the coding sequence ATGCATTCGAGTCGCTGCCCGCGTCCGATCATCGTCGCGATCGGCATGCTTTGCCTGCTGGCCACGCTGGACAACAGCGCCGGCGCCGCCACGACGGCGGTACCGCAGCCGGTTCGCAATTGGAAGGAACTGGTTCTCGTCTACCTGACCGATGTGAAGGGCGAGATCGAGGAGTGCGGCTGCAAGGGCCATCCGCGCGGCGGGCTGGCGCGGCGGGCGACCGTCCTGGACGGGATCTGGAAGAAGGGCAAGCCCGTGCTCCAGGTCGATGCCGGCGATGTCTTCGGGGCCCCCACCCAGGCCGACCGTGAGCAGACGAAGTTCCTCTGCGCGGAACTGGGGACGCTCGGCCTCGACGCGATCGGGCTCGGCGAACAGGACCTGAACTACGGCCTCGAGTTCCTGCGCGAGATGATTGCGAAACACAAGCTGCCGTTTACCAGCGCCAACGTGCGCGATGCCGCCACGAACGAGCTGATCCTGCCGCCGTATCTGGTGGTCGAACGCAATGGGGTGCGCTACGGCATCGTCAGCGTGCTGGATCCCCGGCAGCGCATCGAGACGCTCACCGGGGGCGGTGCCCGGTTCTCCATTGCCGATCCCCTCGTGACGTTGCGCGAACTGTTGCCCGTGGTGCGGCGCGAGGCCGACTCCGTGATCCTGCTCGCACACCTGGGCGAGAAGGGCACCGAAGACCTGCTCAAGGACCTGCAGGGCGTGGACATCTGCGTGATCGGGCATACCTACCGCAACATCGACACCGAGCAGATACTCGACGACACGGCCATCTTCGCTTCGGCCTTCGAGGGCCGATTCCTCGGCCGGGCGAACCTGTTCGTCGAGGAGGGTGCGGGGCGGGTCATGGCGATCGATGTCGGCATCACCGACCTCGACGACAAGATCGCCGACGATCCCGAGACTGCGGCCCGCGTGGAGGCCTTCAAGAAGAGCCGGAACTGA
- a CDS encoding YgiQ family radical SAM protein codes for MPKATPLFVRAPRPGAAPAPAPELPMSRAEMDALGWDECDIIIVTGDAYIDHPSFGMAVVGRSLERAGFRVGIIAQPDWLSAAPFTVLGRPRLFFGVTAGNMDSMVNRYTSSRRIRKDDAYTPNAEPDKRPDRAVLVYAQRCREAYKDTAVIIGGIEASLRRIAHYDYWSDKVRRSVLPDSKADLLVYGNGERQILEIAHRLDAGRNVREMTDIRGTAFMRSGVPAGFIEMDSTELDTPGKLVVHADPYAMEPEGCATKDDEPDRACSMPDPGASPAGPDVGPADAAPPAPGAADPRKLWRDRDRTVVRLPAYEQVAVDPVLYAHASRVMHAETNPGNARALVQRHGERDLWLNPPPVPLSTPEMDAVFDLPYARRPHSSYGQARIPAWEMIKGSVNIMRGCFGGCTFCSITEHEGRIIQSRSEKSILREIEAIRDKTEGFTGVISDLGGPTANMYRQACKSREIEAACRLPSCVYPAICPNLDTDHSALIGLYRKARELPGIKKVLIASGVRYDLAATSPAYVKELAQHHTGGYLKIAPEHTEDGPLDMMMKPGIGSFEKFRALFDKFSQQAGKKQYLIPYFIAAHPGTTDEDMLNLALWLKKQSFRPDQVQTFLPSPMATATAMYHSGRNPLRKVTREARPGGDEVFVPKRGKQRDLHKAFLRWHDPANWPLLRDALHRMGREDLIGNGPECLVPPGKGKLMANVKGKARPAGKAKSADDSASPPRPAGGKAKAPADVVRIGRVPGRARLSAKGRAAAKNKLSPNDKAAVLRKAAVKERLAAKERAAAKGQAPAKDKLAPDARRSGPDMAPPDRGRGGPNPGRRRSLGKPEGRTGGKPQGPGAPRAPQAGRSSGRASSAPKKRGRGR; via the coding sequence ATGCCCAAGGCCACGCCCCTGTTCGTGCGCGCCCCCCGACCCGGCGCCGCGCCCGCGCCCGCGCCCGAACTGCCCATGTCGCGTGCCGAGATGGACGCGCTGGGCTGGGACGAGTGCGACATCATCATCGTCACCGGCGACGCCTACATCGACCACCCCAGCTTCGGGATGGCGGTGGTGGGCCGGTCGCTGGAGCGGGCGGGTTTCCGCGTCGGCATCATCGCGCAGCCGGACTGGCTCAGCGCCGCGCCGTTCACGGTGCTGGGGCGGCCGCGGCTCTTCTTCGGGGTCACGGCCGGCAACATGGACTCGATGGTCAACCGCTACACGTCCAGCCGGCGCATCCGCAAGGACGACGCCTACACGCCCAACGCGGAGCCGGACAAGCGGCCCGACCGCGCGGTGCTGGTCTATGCGCAGCGCTGCCGCGAGGCATACAAGGACACGGCCGTCATCATCGGGGGCATCGAGGCCAGCCTGCGGCGCATCGCCCACTACGACTACTGGTCGGACAAGGTGCGACGCAGCGTGCTGCCCGACTCGAAGGCCGACCTGCTGGTCTACGGCAACGGCGAGCGGCAGATCCTCGAGATTGCGCATCGTCTGGATGCGGGCCGGAACGTACGCGAGATGACAGACATCCGCGGCACCGCCTTCATGCGCAGCGGCGTGCCGGCCGGGTTCATCGAGATGGATTCCACCGAGCTCGATACGCCGGGCAAGCTGGTCGTGCATGCGGACCCGTATGCGATGGAGCCCGAGGGCTGCGCCACGAAGGACGATGAGCCCGATCGCGCCTGCTCGATGCCGGACCCGGGTGCATCGCCGGCCGGCCCGGATGTGGGCCCGGCCGATGCCGCGCCGCCCGCGCCCGGCGCCGCCGACCCGCGCAAGCTGTGGCGTGACCGCGACCGCACCGTGGTGCGCCTGCCGGCCTATGAACAGGTGGCGGTCGACCCGGTTCTCTATGCGCACGCCTCTCGCGTGATGCACGCCGAGACCAATCCCGGCAACGCACGCGCGCTGGTGCAGCGCCACGGCGAGCGCGACCTGTGGCTGAACCCGCCGCCGGTGCCGCTGTCGACACCCGAGATGGACGCCGTCTTCGACCTGCCCTACGCGCGCCGGCCGCACAGCAGCTACGGCCAGGCGCGCATCCCGGCCTGGGAGATGATCAAGGGCTCGGTGAACATCATGCGCGGCTGCTTCGGCGGCTGCACCTTCTGCTCCATCACCGAGCACGAGGGACGCATCATCCAGAGCCGCTCGGAGAAGTCGATCCTGCGCGAGATCGAGGCCATCCGCGACAAGACCGAGGGCTTCACCGGCGTCATCTCCGACCTGGGCGGGCCCACGGCCAACATGTACCGGCAGGCCTGCAAGTCGCGCGAGATCGAGGCGGCGTGCCGCCTGCCGTCATGCGTGTACCCGGCCATCTGCCCGAACCTCGACACCGACCACTCGGCGCTGATCGGCCTCTACCGCAAGGCGCGCGAACTGCCGGGCATCAAGAAGGTGCTGATCGCCTCGGGCGTGCGCTACGACCTGGCGGCGACCTCGCCGGCGTACGTGAAGGAGCTGGCCCAGCACCACACGGGCGGTTACCTGAAGATCGCGCCCGAGCACACCGAGGACGGCCCGCTGGACATGATGATGAAGCCGGGCATCGGCAGCTTCGAGAAGTTCCGGGCGCTGTTCGACAAGTTCTCGCAGCAGGCGGGCAAGAAGCAGTACCTGATCCCGTACTTCATCGCGGCGCACCCGGGCACCACCGACGAGGACATGCTGAACCTGGCGCTGTGGCTGAAGAAGCAGTCGTTCCGGCCCGACCAGGTGCAGACATTCCTGCCTTCGCCCATGGCCACGGCCACGGCGATGTACCACTCGGGTCGCAATCCGCTGCGCAAGGTGACGCGCGAGGCGAGGCCCGGCGGCGACGAGGTCTTCGTGCCGAAGCGCGGCAAGCAGCGCGACCTGCACAAGGCATTCCTGCGCTGGCACGACCCGGCCAACTGGCCGCTGTTGCGCGACGCGCTGCACCGGATGGGACGCGAAGACCTGATCGGCAACGGGCCGGAGTGCCTGGTGCCGCCGGGGAAGGGGAAGCTGATGGCCAACGTGAAGGGCAAAGCCAGGCCCGCAGGAAAGGCGAAGAGCGCAGACGACAGCGCGTCGCCGCCCCGCCCCGCCGGCGGGAAGGCGAAGGCCCCGGCCGATGTCGTGCGCATCGGCCGCGTGCCGGGTCGCGCGCGCCTGTCAGCCAAGGGACGGGCGGCGGCGAAGAACAAGCTGTCGCCCAACGACAAGGCTGCGGTGCTGCGCAAGGCCGCGGTGAAGGAGCGGCTGGCGGCCAAGGAGCGGGCGGCGGCCAAGGGCCAGGCCCCGGCGAAGGACAAGCTGGCGCCCGACGCGCGCAGGTCCGGGCCGGACATGGCACCGCCGGACCGCGGCCGGGGCGGACCGAATCCCGGGCGTCGCCGCAGCCTGGGCAAGCCGGAAGGCCGCACGGGCGGCAAGCCGCAGGGCCCCGGCGCCCCGCGGGCACCCCAGGCGGGTCGCAGCAGCGGCCGGGCTTCGAGCGCGCCGAAGAAGCGCGGGCGCGGGCGGTAG
- a CDS encoding DUF4143 domain-containing protein, which produces MLADRGALETIAHYLKLLEEAFLVAGLERHSERLLRRRASPPKLVLLNNAFLAAMDPRGAPDREREPDRFGAWVENACLAFAWNAGQQVRCWREGPLEVNAVLEGSWGPLAIEVKTGPFVAADLRGLFEFTRRHPAYRPLLLCDERHLEVARRCGVEAMAWDAFLWHGPHAVD; this is translated from the coding sequence ATGCTCGCCGATCGCGGCGCGCTGGAGACCATCGCTCACTACCTGAAGCTGCTTGAAGAAGCATTTCTGGTCGCTGGATTGGAGCGGCATTCGGAGCGTCTGCTGCGTCGCCGCGCCTCGCCCCCGAAGCTCGTCCTGTTGAATAATGCGTTCCTGGCCGCCATGGATCCCCGCGGTGCTCCCGATCGCGAGCGCGAGCCCGACCGCTTCGGCGCCTGGGTCGAGAACGCCTGCCTGGCCTTCGCCTGGAACGCCGGTCAGCAGGTTCGCTGCTGGCGCGAGGGGCCGCTTGAGGTGAATGCCGTGCTGGAGGGATCGTGGGGCCCATTGGCGATCGAGGTGAAGACCGGTCCGTTCGTTGCGGCGGATCTGCGCGGGCTGTTCGAGTTCACTCGGCGGCACCCCGCATACCGGCCGCTGCTCCTGTGCGACGAGCGTCATCTGGAAGTGGCGCGCCGCTGCGGGGTCGAGGCCATGGCCTGGGACGCGTTCCTGTGGCATGGGCCGCATGCCGTTGACTAG
- a CDS encoding AAA family ATPase, with translation MTKYKARTSYLIVLQELNSRLAERAPTRIQLLAGPRQVGKTTLLLELARGLGPRAFYQSGDGPEAAAPGAWERLWQQVARLAREHAEQGGVVVMLDEVQHISDWPLRLKGEWDRILRLGLPVHVIASGSSALHLGTGSRESLAGRFERLTLSHWGAEALAAAFGLPRREAIELVVNGGACPGAVTLRHDHARRMAYLRDAIVEPAIGRDILSSGSAQACAPAAGVRCGRLVAGAGGFAAEIAGNARRSRRAGDHRSLPEAA, from the coding sequence ATGACCAAATACAAGGCACGGACAAGTTATTTGATTGTCCTCCAAGAGCTTAACTCGCGTTTGGCCGAGCGGGCGCCGACCCGTATCCAGCTGCTGGCCGGGCCGCGCCAGGTGGGAAAGACCACGCTGCTTTTGGAATTGGCTCGTGGGCTGGGACCGCGGGCCTTCTACCAGAGCGGCGATGGCCCCGAAGCTGCGGCGCCGGGGGCCTGGGAGCGACTGTGGCAGCAGGTCGCGCGCCTGGCGCGGGAGCATGCCGAGCAGGGTGGCGTCGTTGTCATGCTGGACGAGGTCCAGCATATCTCGGACTGGCCGCTCCGGCTCAAGGGTGAATGGGATCGGATCCTGCGCCTGGGCCTTCCCGTCCACGTGATCGCGAGCGGTTCGTCGGCGTTACACCTGGGCACAGGGTCGCGGGAGAGTCTGGCCGGCCGCTTCGAGCGATTGACCCTGTCGCACTGGGGAGCCGAGGCATTGGCGGCCGCATTCGGACTCCCGCGCCGGGAGGCCATCGAACTGGTCGTGAACGGTGGCGCGTGCCCCGGTGCCGTCACCTTGCGCCACGACCACGCCCGTCGCATGGCCTACCTGCGGGACGCGATCGTGGAACCGGCCATCGGCCGCGACATCCTTTCCAGCGGCAGTGCGCAAGCCTGCGCTCCTGCGGCAGGTGTTCGCTGCGGCCGCCTCGTCGCCGGCGCAGGTGGTTTCGCTGCAGAAATTGCAGGGAATGCTCGCCGATCGCGGCGCGCTGGAGACCATCGCTCACTACCTGAAGCTGCTTGA
- a CDS encoding ester cyclase, which translates to MADDAREQLAAIARRWVEEGWCAGDGSRPAGSIVDELHAPDFIDYDSGGRASDNAGFRDGIVRLLAAFPDLEAAARDVVAEPAATCAGARGVAASGSIAVRWTAVGTHRGAYLGVEPTGKRIAFKGIEMIRVRNGRITERWGEWDGLELLGQLGRGL; encoded by the coding sequence ATGGCTGACGACGCGCGCGAACAGCTGGCCGCCATCGCCCGGCGCTGGGTGGAGGAGGGCTGGTGCGCGGGCGACGGCTCGCGTCCCGCCGGATCCATCGTCGACGAACTGCACGCCCCGGACTTCATCGACTACGACAGCGGCGGCCGCGCGTCCGACAACGCGGGTTTCCGCGACGGCATCGTGCGACTGCTGGCGGCGTTTCCCGACCTCGAGGCGGCGGCGCGCGATGTGGTGGCGGAACCCGCTGCGACTTGCGCCGGCGCAAGAGGGGTGGCCGCGAGCGGCAGCATCGCCGTTCGCTGGACGGCCGTGGGCACGCACCGAGGCGCCTACCTGGGTGTCGAGCCCACCGGGAAGCGCATCGCCTTCAAGGGTATCGAGATGATCCGCGTGCGCAACGGACGGATCACCGAACGGTGGGGCGAATGGGACGGGCTGGAGTTGCTGGGGCAGCTGGGGCGCGGGCTCTAG
- the rho gene encoding transcription termination factor Rho → MGLDAVCGLPYDTYRKRTPFEKLLAVNPDRRFRIGDFGGPTMRIVELFAPLARGTRGLIVAPPRTGKTVMLEELAKAICAEIPDSRVVVLLVDERPEEVTHFRRSVPAEVLASNNDHSIEAHIRLCELTMAQVRCEAECGHDVVLLVDSLTRMARAFNNRGPGSGRTLSGGLDSRAMEIPRKFFGMARNVEGGGSITVIATALIETGSRLDDLIFEEFKGTGNSEIVLDRQMAEGRVFPAINIRTSGTRREELLYTEDQIAALNLLRKRAIAVPPRQAMEGMLKLMEKYPTNDALLAGLKSMPGV, encoded by the coding sequence GTGGGCCTGGACGCGGTCTGCGGCCTGCCCTACGACACCTACCGCAAGCGCACCCCGTTCGAGAAGCTGCTCGCGGTGAACCCGGACCGGCGCTTCCGCATCGGCGATTTCGGCGGGCCCACTATGCGCATCGTCGAATTGTTCGCGCCGCTGGCTCGCGGCACGCGCGGGCTCATCGTGGCCCCGCCGCGGACGGGCAAGACGGTGATGCTCGAGGAACTGGCCAAGGCCATCTGCGCCGAGATTCCCGACTCCCGCGTGGTGGTGCTGCTGGTCGACGAGCGCCCCGAGGAAGTCACGCACTTCCGCCGCTCGGTGCCGGCCGAGGTGCTGGCCAGCAACAACGACCACAGCATCGAGGCGCATATACGGCTCTGCGAGCTGACGATGGCGCAGGTGCGCTGCGAGGCCGAATGCGGCCACGACGTGGTGCTGCTGGTCGACAGCCTGACGCGCATGGCGCGCGCCTTCAACAACCGCGGTCCCGGCTCGGGCCGCACGCTCTCGGGCGGCCTCGACTCGCGCGCGATGGAGATACCGCGCAAGTTCTTCGGCATGGCGCGCAATGTCGAGGGCGGCGGCTCCATCACCGTCATCGCCACCGCGCTCATCGAGACCGGCTCGCGCCTCGACGACCTGATCTTCGAGGAGTTCAAGGGCACCGGCAACAGCGAGATCGTGCTCGACCGCCAGATGGCTGAGGGCCGCGTGTTCCCCGCCATCAACATCCGCACCAGCGGCACGCGCCGTGAAGAGCTGCTCTACACCGAAGACCAGATCGCCGCGCTGAACCTGCTGCGCAAGCGCGCCATCGCCGTGCCGCCGCGCCAGGCCATGGAAGGCATGCTCAAGCTGATGGAGAAGTATCCCACCAACGATGCGCTGCTGGCGGGGCTCAAGTCCATGCCCGGCGTCTGA